The following DNA comes from Capsicum annuum cultivar UCD-10X-F1 chromosome 7, UCD10Xv1.1, whole genome shotgun sequence.
TATGGACTTACTATGCAAAATCCGTTTGTCTCTTCTGATACACCCATTATTACTGACCCCTGTAGTTACGTGGAAATTTCTCCAAATAATCTTACTATAAAATCCCCTAAATTATTTCCTGACCTCCCCTTTAGGGCTCCGCTGGCTCCCACTCCACTGTCCATCTCTCTATATAATGATAAAACTCTCCACCTGGCAGAACACATAGAAGCCACTGGTAACATGCAAGAGACGCAAAATCCCATATCAGATATCACTATCAATTCAAATGATTATACTCCCACTGAATCTCTTCTTGCATTAAATACTCAACCACCACAGAAAACTTTTAACCCTTCGACTTCTGAGATAAATAAGCTCCTATCCTTCAAGAATGAACAAAGTTCACCTTCTCCCctttcaccaacaaatcaagttgtTCCCTTTAACTCGTTTGCACAGGCAATCCCCAATGGATCCGCCACCCCAAATTCCGCCGCATGCAATGAATCATCCACTAGTGTACTATGCTACACCACCTGTCCAACCGCTTCATCAACCGTTGACTGGGATCGAGAAGGCAATCCAAGGACATGCAATACTAGTATCGATGGAAATCAATGGTATGGAAACTCTTGTAATTCTTCAGAACCAGAATTTCCTAGCCCAACTAATCTCGGAGGGCATAAAAAAGCGATCGAATAGATTGTGAATCAAATGTGACTTTCCAACATTATGGATCCCTTAGTGCAATCTGTAGCCCCTCAGTTCATCCATACTCTGCAATCCCTGTGGAATCTACCACATTTGCTGAATCAGTTCCCCAACATGAACGAGGTAACTCTAACCCTGTTCTTCACACCTCAGGAAATAGTAAATGCCAACCCACTCCTCTTTTCGTGGAACCCCATCCCTGTCTACCGCGGCCAGTTTGTGAATCTCCTCACTCCAATTCCTCCAAGTTTAGGCGCACTAGGTGTCCATCCAAAGAGGACAACTTCCTTCACGGaaatttcaagtttcaaaaaTGCAGAAAGCCGAGGACAAGACGTATATTCATATCTGTCCAGCGTCCCTTATGCAGAGCTCCTTCGACCTCAGGCCGGCCATCAATAGTGCCTTAGCGAAGTACGCAGTTGTGATGACTCCGACTCTTCGGTGTAGCCACTCCCCTTCTTCAGGCAAAAGCTCTCAACCTTCCCCTAACTATTTCTCTCCAATGAACTAGACTACTTGTTTTATTGTTTGGAATACCCACgactttaataatgaaaacttTAGGAAAAACTTCCATGACTTTCTCAACTCCCATAACCCATGCTTTATTTATTTGTTGGAAACTAAGTTGTCCGACCACTTAGGCCTCATGTTTTAGTTTGGATTTGATGATTATTTGGAGGTACCTGCTGTTGGCAGTTCAGGAGCTCTAGTTTTGATTTGCAGTGTCACTTAGAAACGTCAAACTCCACAGGAGCTGCATGTTATGATCAAGGTTAGTCCCCTCACCCTCCCTTGGTATTTTACTGCTATTTATGCGAGCAATGCTTATCATAATTATAGAATCCTTTGGGAAAACCTTATAGCTTATTCCTATTCTATTACTGGTCCGTGGCTTGTAGCTGGTGATTTTAATGAAATTCTATCTCAAACAGATAAGTGAGGGGGTCATCCTATTAATATCTCTAGAAGCTCTGATTTTTGGGACTGCATTGAATCCTGTCACCTTATGTACTTAGGGTTTAAAGGTTCTAAATATACGTGGTCAAATCATAGAAAGAAGTCTAATCGTATTATTTTGGAAAGACTTGATAGAGTTTTTGTCAATAATGATTGGGTGGAAAGTTGACCGAATGCTCACGTTACTCATTTACCTAAAACTCATTCTGACCATAATCCTATCCTTGTCTCCCTTACCAATCGATACTCTGGTAATGGTAGGAAACCGTTTAGGCTGGAAAAGTTTTGGATGGATCACCCGGAGTTTAGCAATATTGTTCGTCAAAGTTGGGATACGAATGATATTACTTGGGAAATTCCTAATTTCCGCAATACTATCTTAAGTTGGAGCGACCGCATCTTTGGAAATATTTTCCAAACCAAAAAGCGACTTCTTGCTCGTCTAGCTAGGATTCAAAACTCCCCAAACTATGCTTCTAGTACGTTCCTGCCTGAGTTAGAGTATAGGCTTAAAGATGATTTCAATGACATCCTTAATAAAGAGGATGACTATTAGAAAATGCGCTCCCGTCTTAACTGGCTTAGTAATGGGGATGCAAATACCAAATATTTTCACCTATCCATCCCCCATAGGCGCAGAAAGAATAAGATCTCCTACTTCAAAGACTCCAACGATAGTTGGATCACTGATCCGAACAAGATTACAACTTATGTTTATAACTATTACTCCACATGTTTCACTACTGATCATACCTCCTCTGACTGGGCTCATTTAAGACACTCTCTACCTAGTTTTCACAAGTTAGATCTTTCAAACTTGGATGCTCcccttaaggatatagaaataactcAGGCGGTGTTCTCCTTAAAACCTTTTAAGGCTCCAGGACCAGACGGACTTCATCCCCATTTCTTTCAGTCCTAATGGATCATTGTGGGTCCTTCGATCAAACAAATGTGCCATATGATTTTCTCAACACAGTATCTTCCTACCTCTCTAAATGATACTCTCCTATGCCTCATCCCGAATTTTTCTAACGCAAACCAGTTAAAGAATTTTCGTCCCATTAGTCTCTGTAACAATACTTACAAAATTGTTACAAAGATTATTGTAAACTGTATTAAACCCCATTGTCCCGCTCTCATAAGTCCCTATCAATCCATCTTCTTAAAAGGTTGGCGTGCTTGTGATAACGCTATCCTTGTCCAAGAGCTTGTTACTCACATTAAAAGGTCAAAAAGTAAGGCAGCTAATCTAATCCTCAAACTTGATTTGGAAAAAGCTTTTGACCGTATCGAATGGTCCTTCATATACCGCACCCTTCTCTATTTTAAATTTCCTTCGAAGATTACTGCACTTATTATGACTTGTATTGCTACCAGTAATATTGTTGTCCTGGTGAACGGAACCCAAACAAGTTACTTCTCCCCTTCTCGGGGCATTCGTCAAGGTGATCCTATGTCCccctatgtttttattctttatatggACCTCCTCTCAAACTATATCTCTCATCAAGTAGATACTCTTCATTGGGAGCCGGTAACTATTGCTAGAAACGGGCCATCCCTTTCACATCTCTTCTTTGTTGATAATTTAACCCTTGTTTCCAAGACCAGTACTGCTTCCATCCACAATATCCACTATTGTCTGACCTGATTCAGCTTACTTTAGGGCCAAAAAATTAACGCGGCTAAATCTAAAGCCATTTTCTCTCCTGCCTGTCTCCAAACTGTCAAAGTTCTTATAAAATATCTCTTTTGCATTTTCAAGGCCCAAGAGTTCGGGAAATATTTAGGCTTTCCAATCCTAAGCCAGAACCCCAGACATGTCGATTTTTAATTCATTATAGATGATATGCGTAGGAAACTTGCGGCCTGGAAATCAAATTTCCTCTCTCCAGCGGGAAGTCTTGTCCTGATCAAGTCCACTCTCAATGCAATTTTGGCTTATACTATGCAATACTTTCGGCTCCCTAAAAAAACTTGCTAAGCCATAGATGAAATCTAGAGAGACTTTCTTTGGGGATCCACCACTCAAAGGCGTAAGCTCCACTACGTAAGTTAGGATAAAGTGGCCTCCCTAAAAAAATATGGAGGTTTGGGACTTCAGAAAGCTGATATTAAAAATCAGACGCTTCTTACCAGCCTAGCCTAGAGACTTTTCACTACCCCCACTGCTCTCTGGGAAAAAACCCTCCTCTACAAATACAATTACCTTCGGCGCAGACCTGCCAAATCCTTTATTTGGGGGGGTCTTTTTGTGTTCAAGTTACAACCTGGTCTCCCACTATGGGCAATTCTATAAACCTTTGGTCTCAACGTTGGGTTCCTTACCTCCTGACCCTCTGGAATATTATTCAGGGCCCGTTAAATTATAATGAAGTAGACCTTCGGCTCTCGGATATCTGGACAGGCCAACGATGGAATTGGAGTAAGTTATCTTTTGAAATTCCTCAGTTCTTCATCGAAAAAGCTGAAAACATCCGACCTAATCCTTCTCTCGGCCTTTGGGATAAACCTTACTGGGGATACACCTCCAATGGTATTTTCTCTACAAATTCGATATACGACTCTCTTTACCAGCATCCAACCGATAATTACGCATTTGCTTGGATTTGGAAATTGAATATTTTGCCTAAAATTAAGCACTTTTTGTGGCTTTGCTCTCTTGGTAGGCTTCCTACAACCGCGTATCTCTACTATATAGGAATATCTCCTCACCCGACCTACCCTATATGCCATTTAGAACCTGAAACCCCAACTCACATCTTTGCTCGTTTCCATATCACCGCTAAATTTTGGCTAGATATAGGTTTCAACACTTCAAACATCGGCACACCCGATCAACATTGGCTTAATTCCTTCAGATCTCTACCCCCTCCTTTCCGGGATGACACTATCGACGGGAagaccttttttcctttttctatttggCATATTTGGCTTAACCGAAACAATAATATCTTCAACCATAAAACCAGCTTCCCTGACCCAGCTTTGGTTCACACTAAAGCAATCGAATATAATCACCTTGCATGGACAAAGCCTCATCAATCTGCTTCTATCATTGTCCAGATTCTGTGGGTTGCTCCCCCTAATGGTTTTTATAAGTTAAATATAGATGGATCCTTCACAGAGAATAAGGCTCGATGCAGTATTAGTGGAGTCCTTCGCACTCCACTGGCAGCTGGGTTTTTGGCTTTTATGCTGCTGCTTCCAGTTACTGTCATACTATGGAGGATTTTGAGGCTCTAAAAAATGATCTGGAACTTGCTATATTTCACAACTTTTCTCCCTTAATAGTTGAAACCGATTCAATTGAAACTATACAACTTATACAACAACCAACTATGCCTTTTATTGATATTTCTACAAAATACAGGTTAATGCTGAAGAACATGGGGAATCCAGTGCTGCGACATAACTTTCGGAAAGCCAACAAAGTAGCCGAATGCTTATCAAAACTAAGTGTTGATTTACATCAACTTTGAAATATAATCTCTCTATGCTCTCCCCCTTTTGCTGCTGCTGTCCATCTCGCCAATGATGTTCAGGGTGTTGTCAGTTCTCGTCTAGTGTCCTGGTCTATGTTTAATAACCTATTAACTGTAGGAAACCAGCCCGTGTCCTCATATGTAAATAGTTCTAATGCTAAGCCTACTAGTATTACTAATTTTGACTGCAATTCTGCTATGATCTCTGGTTGTATTCCAGCTACTGTGAGGGCCTCTAACAAGAGTTCCTTTTTGTTTTGGAATGTCACTtagtctatatatataatatgaatcctatttaccaaaaaaaaaaaaattagtagtagtattttattgattgtataTATTTTACATGTGAAGTAGGGGGGTATATATAGGCATTATATGCCTTGAAGGTATGGCTAAGCTTACGGTAAGTGATCTCATGTGGGCAATCACTTACTTGTTTCACAACAAAGTAAGTGATGGGAAACCACTTGTTCAAACTATGTGATGGGCAACCACTTGttcacaacaaagaaataaaagaaacactaaaattttaaaaaatacatatttttaattaaatttacaCGTGTCAGGTAAGGATTGATGCATGATTAACAccaactttaaaaaaattaaagttggtcCAAAGAGAATGTAGCAATACTCATTTAGTATTgtttaatgagataataaaactTCCGTAAACTTTTAAGTGTCTATTTGAATATTTGATACTATTTTAGTGGGTACTTTATGCATTTTCTTATTAATAATAGTCAAtaaattgaatgaatttttataaaaaaaataaaaataaaagaggtaaGCATAAAATTATAAGCTATGAATGAGGTGAATATTACCAAGTTAAACTTAAAGGAAGAGGAGATACCTAAACTTATCCCTTGACTTAAGCCTATTAACTGGACCGAGCCGGGTCAATCAGGAAGCGGTCCGTCACTTTTAACCGGATTATGGGCCGGTCGGATCCGAGCAAGGACAGTTCTAGTCCcaaaagtaatatttttagaaCAACCTGGGACCAGCTAAATAAACCTAACCCGATCCGACCCATGTAACCTGCTCAAACCCGGTCAAAATCCAGTCAAAACTggtcaaaacttaaaaaaaattaaatattttttctccaatatacactatatatacccacctatatacattttaaatacgttaaacaatatacacaatatatatatatatatatatatagtatatactatatatatagtatatactacattagaatttaaaaagcATATACACATATGCACAATTACACATATAAtcatgtatacgactatacgttagttaaatgtacatactactttaaataaaacatatactacgagatacatactataatatatatatatatatatatatatatatactaatttataaaaaaatatacacatgtatgccttaaatatatactactttagaatctatagaaaatatgtacacatatatacgcaccattccatatatgtactactttaaataagacatatactacaagatatatactaatttataaaatatatacacatgtatacgttaaatatatactactttagagtctatattctatatatacacatatatacgtaccattcaataaatgtactactttaaataaaacatatactacaagatatatactaatttatatatactataatatacacacacactatatatagttatatactaatttataaaatatagacacatctatacgttaaatatatactactttagagtctatattctatatatacacatatatatgtaccattcaatatatgtactactttaaataaaacatatactacaagacatatactaatttatatatacacactatatatatataNNNNNNNNNNNNNNNNNNNNNNNNNNNNNNNNNNNNNNNNNNNNNNNNNNNNNNNNNNNNNNNNNNNNNNNNNNNNNNNNNNNNNNNNNNNNNNNNNNNNtataaattagtatataactatatatatatagttatatactaatttataaaacatatacacatgtatacgttaaatatatactcttttagagtctatagaaaatatatacacatatataagtaccattcaatatatgtactactttagatatatactaatttatatatactacaatatatacacacactatatatatatagttatatactaatttataaaacatatacacatgtataccttaaataaatactactttagagtatatattctatatatacacatatatacgtatcattcaatatatgtactactttaaataaaacatatactacaacatatatactaatttatatatactacaatatatacacacactataaatatagttatatattaatttataaaatatatacacatgtataccttaaatatatactactttagagtctatattctatatatacacatatatacgtaccattcaatatatgtactattttaaataaaacatatactactagatatatgcttatttatctatactacaatatat
Coding sequences within:
- the LOC124900089 gene encoding uncharacterized protein LOC124900089; amino-acid sequence: MKNGTNIDPSVDTQNEQSDPYWKKPATYGLTMQNPFVSSDTPIITDPCSYVEISPNNLTIKSPKLFPDLPFRAPLAPTPLSISLYNDKTLHLAEHIEATGNMQETQNPISDITINSNDYTPTESLLALNTQPPQKTFNPSTSEINKLLSFKNEQSSPSPLSPTNQVVPFNSFAQAIPNGSATPNSAACNESSTSVLCYTTCPTASSTVDWDREGNPRTCNTSIDGNQWLMLKNMGNPVLRHNFRKANKVAECLSKLSVDLHQL